The Deltaproteobacteria bacterium DNA window TCGGGGCGGTTTTTAAGGAATTCAGCAGGCGCCATACCCCCTAGCTCGCTGCGGCCGTTTGTGGGGCCCTTGATTAATGAATTCTAGTGGCTTAATTTAAGGTTACAAGGATCGAGTCCACTTCGGGCTCATCTGTCTGAATATCCCTTCCGTACCGACTCGCTTCCTCTTTTGTGGTAAATTTCCCCACTCTTACCCTGTACCAGGTTCCCCTGCCGGGCAAATCGGCCTTCTCTATATACGCGGGATAGGTCTTTGACAGAAGCGCCTGCTCCATTTTCCTCGCGATATCCAGATCAGGGTAGGAGGCAATCTGAACCGTATAACTCCCGTTTGAGTCACTTGCTACGAGTGCGTCGGTTACTTGAGGCGAATCAGCTTTTACCGCCGATGCGGTCTGCTTCTTTTCGCCGGCCTCTTTATTAGCCCCTGATTCGGACTTCCGGGGAGATTTCCCCTTGTTATTTACTATAGTCTCTGTCTTAAGGGTCTCCACGTATACGAATGATTTAACTTTTTTCTTCGGAGAGTTATTCTTGTCCTTCCTGTCGGCAACTCTGGCCTTAATATTTCTCGCCGTTGGTGTCTGCTTTAGATAATCATAATGAGCGTAGACTTTTTCCACATATTCTATCGTTTCCGAATAGGGCGGTATCTTGTAGCCGTATTTTTTCACGGCGTTCTCTCCGGCATTGTACCCCGCGATCGCAAGCGTTACATCATTGAACATATTCAGCAGTTTGTTGAAATACCTGACCCCGCCCTCTATGTTCTCCGACGGGTTAAACGGGTCGGCCACTCCGACGCGCTCGGCCGTGCCGGGCATGAGCTGCATGATTCCCATAGCGCCCTTGGGCGAAACTGCGTCAGCATTGAAATTGGACTCCACCTTTATCATCGCCTTTATTAGCAGCGGGTCTATTCCGTACCACCGGGCTGTAGTGGTGATGTTCTCATCGAACTTGTCAGAATATTTAAACTTATTCAGATACCCCCTCTTACTTTTCGGCGTCCCCCTGAAAGTGCCCCAGGGATTTACTACGCGTTTGTAGCTGCTGCTTTTCGGATCAATATTCGTGTAATAGACAACGCCGTTACTTTCCTTTTTGTAATAGTAGGAATTGGCCTGTGTATAGGCCGGGGAAAATAGAAAAAATACGGGGAAGAATAATATAGAAAGAATCAGATAAGCTTCTTTATGCAGAGTCGCTCCTCTCACGGGGGCATTCTTACGGCACATAGTCAAAAAGGCAGAGTACGACCGCCTTAAATTCAACTGAGAAGAGCGGAATATGTACAAAGATTCATCCTCCATCACTCAGGCGTCACTGCCGCCCCGGGCTTGCTCAAGCGCCCGAAGGCCGGCGGCATTACTCTATCCTTTCGAATAGTGTGCCCTTTTTGAATAAATCACTCGACCTCCAATCCATCAAGATTCTATAACCAAGAACTAATTTTGTCAATGACCTTTGGAGGTTATGATTGCTTCTTAATGTTAACTTGGATTCCACTTAATAAATGACTCAAGGAGCAAACAGTTATTTACAATATCGTAATCCCTGTATAAGATGAAGGAACTCTAGTATGACTTCAAGACTCAGATTTATTCTCCTCTATCCGTTTGAGGATTTTCTGTCAGGGCTGGAAAAGAGCCTCAAAAAGGCCTCAGCTTTTAATATAGGGCTTATATTCATTTCGTTCGGTGTATCCTGGTGGATATACGTCCCTATTCACGAATTGGGACACGCCTACGGATGTATTCTCGGCGGAGGAAGTGTGAGCAGGCTTGAGATAAGCCCTCTATACGGGGCGGATATATTAAAGGAAGTTTTCCCTTTTGTTTCATCCGGCTCCGAGTACGCGGGACAGCTGACCGGATTCGATACCGGCGGCAGCGACCTCATATATCTCTTGACTGTATTTTTCCCCTTCCTGCTGACAATTTTCATAGGCGTCCCGCTACTCAAGTCGGCAGCGCGCTCCTCGCCGCTCTCAGCGAGCGTAAAACTCGGCTTCGGCATCCCTATGGCGTTTGCGCCTTTTATATCCTTCAGCGGAGATTACTATGAAATGGGCTCGATTATATTTACCCGGCTCGCAAGCTTCCTCTTTCCGGGCTTTAATGCTGACCGCTTGAGGAGCGACGATGTTTTCAGGCTCACGGATGAGCTGTTTTTCAAGGGCAATCCATATGGAATGACTGACGTTACAGGTGTAATCGTATCATTTATTCTCGGGATAATACTTATATATGTTACCTATTTTACGGGCGTTCTCTGGAACAGGGCATTATTTAGAATCCTTCACTACAAGCGCCCGGCGCAAACATAATTATTTCATATCTACTTCTTTTTTTTCTTAACCGGCCTTATCTCCTCGGATTTTTTATTTCTGAAGAAATAGAGATAAGCCCCTATTAAAAAGGGCTCGAATCTCACGACCATGTTATCCACAAATCCCCACAGGAACTCCCAGAATATATGCGCCGCCGCTCCCGATTTCTCATAACCCTGAGCTTCCAGGGCAGCCGTCAGCTTCTGACCCTCAAGCGAGAACACAAAGAGAAAATGCACGGCGACCAGGATCAAAACGGCCTCCAGATATATCCACCGCCTTTTCAAAAACGGATAAAAAGCGGCCATGATGGCAAAGGTGAGCGGCGCGTTGAAGGTGTAATTGGAAATAGGTATATCTATTCCTGTCTTCAAAATCGTAACCCCGTACTTCTTAGGGATAAAACCTACGGTTATTATGTCCTTGTTCCTTACAAACTCCACTATATCGACATTTTTTATAAATGTGATTGCGTAAGAGGCCGTACCCGTAATCGCCATGCCGTAGTACCCTTTCACTACCAGCCATACAGCCAGGAAAATCAGGTAGGATACGACGAATATGAGGGCGGCCTTGAGTAAGGCGGGATTAAGCAGCTTCCGCTTCTTGTTTTCTTTCTCGTCCATGACTGAGGTAGTTCAAATAGAGTACGAATGTCCCGAGAGCCACCGCTATCATTACGCCCTGGGCCACGTAAAGGTGTATCAAATCGAATAAATCCCGGTGATAAACGCCGGCATAGGCGAGCGCCACGATTCTCACCAGGTTCAGCACCTGAATAACAAGAAAACCCGCTATTATGCCGATAATCCTGTCTCTCCACGATGCCGGAAACGTCAGTACCGCAACTGCGTATATCATGACGGCCTCAAGACCGTTACATCCGAACTCCACATCGAGTGAAATTGAAGGCAGATGTATAATCGACCCCTGGAGCGTGGAGGACACTCCCAGCACGCCCAGGATCTTCGCCGTGAAATATACAATGGCGTTTGAATACCCGCCGTTTATGTCGATTATATCCTGAACAGGCTTAAGTCCGATAAGCAGGAAGAAGGCCCCCATCAGGAGCACGTATGTCAGTATGAAACGGAGAACGGTTACCGGGCTCGATTGTGACTTTGATTCAGAATCCCTATTTTTATCTTTCATTCAGCTTTTTCTCCGACAAATGAATGCCGGAAATGTAATAAAGTCAAATCTTCTAGATTTCTAATATACATTGCGGTATTCACATATACAAAGGGGACTGCCCGCCTCTCCGTTCTTTTAAACATTTATGTAACTAGCAGGCGCAAACCTGCTCTTCTCTCAATGTTTCATAACCTTCCCTTACCAGGAAGAGCACAATGAGTAACCCAGCTGCGGGATCCGCCCACCACAATCCGAACAGGTAATTGAGCCCGAGACCAGTAAGGAGGGCTACGGATAAATACACGCACGCAAGTGTCTGCTTCGAATCCGCAACGAGTCCCCTGCTCCCGATAGATTTTCCAATTCGATTTTTCAAATAAAACAATACCGGCATAACCACGAGAGAAACTATCGCTATTACTATTCCTAGAAGACTCGGCTCGGGTATATCACGATAAATAAGTTTTTTAAGCGATTCGAACAACACGTAAGCCCCGAAGACAAAAAATGTGTAGGCTACGAATCTCGCCGCCTTGGCCTCGGCCTTCTCTTCCTCCTCTTCCGAAATTTTCCCGTGCTTCTCGAATCTCCAGATCATTACCCCGCCGGAGAGAGACTCGACGAAGCTGTCTAGGCCGAACCCCACGAGTGCAACGCTCCCTGCCAGGTATCCGGCGATAATCGATACTATCCCCTCAAGAATGTTATAGCCGACCGTAAATATCGACAGATAGAGGGCTTTTCGGTGCAGCGA harbors:
- a CDS encoding exosortase H-associated membrane protein, yielding MDEKENKKRKLLNPALLKAALIFVVSYLIFLAVWLVVKGYYGMAITGTASYAITFIKNVDIVEFVRNKDIITVGFIPKKYGVTILKTGIDIPISNYTFNAPLTFAIMAAFYPFLKRRWIYLEAVLILVAVHFLFVFSLEGQKLTAALEAQGYEKSGAAAHIFWEFLWGFVDNMVVRFEPFLIGAYLYFFRNKKSEEIRPVKKKKK
- a CDS encoding lytic transglycosylase domain-containing protein, with translation MRGATLHKEAYLILSILFFPVFFLFSPAYTQANSYYYKKESNGVVYYTNIDPKSSSYKRVVNPWGTFRGTPKSKRGYLNKFKYSDKFDENITTTARWYGIDPLLIKAMIKVESNFNADAVSPKGAMGIMQLMPGTAERVGVADPFNPSENIEGGVRYFNKLLNMFNDVTLAIAGYNAGENAVKKYGYKIPPYSETIEYVEKVYAHYDYLKQTPTARNIKARVADRKDKNNSPKKKVKSFVYVETLKTETIVNNKGKSPRKSESGANKEAGEKKQTASAVKADSPQVTDALVASDSNGSYTVQIASYPDLDIARKMEQALLSKTYPAYIEKADLPGRGTWYRVRVGKFTTKEEASRYGRDIQTDEPEVDSILVTLN
- the xrtH gene encoding exosortase H — encoded protein: MKDKNRDSESKSQSSPVTVLRFILTYVLLMGAFFLLIGLKPVQDIIDINGGYSNAIVYFTAKILGVLGVSSTLQGSIIHLPSISLDVEFGCNGLEAVMIYAVAVLTFPASWRDRIIGIIAGFLVIQVLNLVRIVALAYAGVYHRDLFDLIHLYVAQGVMIAVALGTFVLYLNYLSHGRERKQEAEAA
- a CDS encoding cation transporter; this translates as MENFSHSTQGTYKRNSGSLHRKALYLSIFTVGYNILEGIVSIIAGYLAGSVALVGFGLDSFVESLSGGVMIWRFEKHGKISEEEEEKAEAKAARFVAYTFFVFGAYVLFESLKKLIYRDIPEPSLLGIVIAIVSLVVMPVLFYLKNRIGKSIGSRGLVADSKQTLACVYLSVALLTGLGLNYLFGLWWADPAAGLLIVLFLVREGYETLREEQVCAC